From the genome of Clavibacter nebraskensis NCPPB 2581:
TGGTCGCGCTGCACGACCTCAACCTCGCGGCGATGTTCTGCGACAGCGTGCTGGTGCTGCGCGAGGGGCGCGTGGTGGCGGGCGGGGATCCGCGCGAGGTGCTGACGCCGGAGCTCATCGCCGACGTCTACGGGGTGCGGGCGCTCGTCAGGCACGACGAGGCGCGCGGCTGCACGCAGGTGCTGTTCGACGCGGCGCCGCTCTAGGCGGGTCCGTCCCCATCGCCCAGGATGGGAGGACGGCCGCGCCGCGCGGCGCTTGGACGACGAGGGGATCCGCATGGGCACGATCACGATCACGGGAGGATCCGGCCGGATCGCCACGAGCATCCGCCCCCTCCTCCTCGCCGCCGGGCACGAGCTGCGGCTGCTCGATCTGGTGGCGCCGCCGACGCCGCTCGCGCCGGGGGAGACCTCGGCGATCGTCGACACGACCGACGTCGACGCGTGCACCGAGGCGTTCCGGGGCTCCGACCTCGTGGTGCACCTCGCGGCGCACGCGGCCGAGCGGCCGTGGGAGGCGATCCAGCGGGTGAACAACGACGGCGCGCACGCGGTTCACGAGGCGGTCGTGCGGGCGGGGGTGCCGCGGATCCTCGCGGCCAGCTCCATCCACGCCGTCGGCTTCCTGCCCGCGACCGAGGCCGCGCGCGAGGACGTGCCCGCGCCCCGGCCCGACACCTTCTACGGCCTCAGCAAGGTGCTGCTCGAGGGCCTCGGCAGCATGTACGCCGACCGGCACGGGCACGTCGTGGTGAGCGTGCGGATCATGACGGCCGAGCCCGAGCCGTCGCAGGCCCGCAGCGTCTCGACCTGGCTCTCGCCGGGCGACGCGGCGCGGCTCGTCGAGGCCGTGCTGCGGTGGGACGAGCCGGGCCACCGGATCGTCTGGGGCGTCTCGCGGAACACGCGCCGCTGGGTGTCGCTGGCAGCGGGCGAGGCGATCGGGTACTTCCCCGAGGACGACGCGGAGGTCTTCGCGCCCCGCTTCCCGGAGCTCGGGGAGGACACGTCGCCGCCCGCGGGCGTGCTGCTCGGGTCGATCTTCACGGAGGTGGAGCTGGGGTCCGACATGGGGTGAGGCGGGGTGCGGCGCGACCCGGCGGCCCGTCTTAACGGGCGCGAAACACCGGCGAAGCGGCGGGGCAACAGCGCTCCGGCTGAATGGGAGGCACGCATCGGGCCGGCATCCGGCCGCTCGGGTCGACCAGGGAGTCGCTGATGGAGCTCGCCGCACTGAGGAACCCCGCGCTGCAGATCGGGATCGCCGCCGTCGCCGGCATCGTGTTCGGGCTCGTCGCCGCGGGTCCGGCCGCCGACGTCGCCGTGCTCGGGCAGGTGTTCATCCGGCTGATCCAGATGGCGATCGTGCCTCTCGTGATGACCTCGGTCATCGTGGCGACCGGATCCGTCGGCGGCGCCGGCACCGGCCGACTCGCGTTCCGCACCTTCGCGTGGATGATCGGCTTCTCCGTGCTCGCCGCCGT
Proteins encoded in this window:
- a CDS encoding NAD-dependent epimerase/dehydratase family protein, translated to MGTITITGGSGRIATSIRPLLLAAGHELRLLDLVAPPTPLAPGETSAIVDTTDVDACTEAFRGSDLVVHLAAHAAERPWEAIQRVNNDGAHAVHEAVVRAGVPRILAASSIHAVGFLPATEAAREDVPAPRPDTFYGLSKVLLEGLGSMYADRHGHVVVSVRIMTAEPEPSQARSVSTWLSPGDAARLVEAVLRWDEPGHRIVWGVSRNTRRWVSLAAGEAIGYFPEDDAEVFAPRFPELGEDTSPPAGVLLGSIFTEVELGSDMG